A single window of Camelus dromedarius isolate mCamDro1 chromosome 20, mCamDro1.pat, whole genome shotgun sequence DNA harbors:
- the LOC105105005 gene encoding cytochrome c1, heme protein, mitochondrial translates to MAAAAATSLRGAVLGPRGAGLPGARTRGLLCSARPGQLPLRTPQAVFLSSKSGLSRGRKVILSALGMLAAGGAGLAVALHSAVSASDLELHAPSYPWSHRGLLSSLDHTSIRRGFQVYKQVCSSCHSMDYVAYRHLVGVCYTEDEAKALAEEVEVQDGPNEDGEMFMRPGKLSDYFPKPYPNPEAARAANNGALPPDLSYIVRARHGGEDYIFSLLTGYCEPPTGVSLREGLHFNPYFPGQAIAMAPPIYTEVLEFDDGTPATMSQVAKDVCTFLRWASEPEHDHRKRMGLKMLMMMGLLLPLVYAMKRHKWSVLKSRKLAYRPPK, encoded by the exons atggcggcggcggcggcgacttCGCTTCGTGGGGCGGTGCTGGGCCCGCGGGGCGCGGGGCTGCCGGGCGCGCGGACGCGGGGTCTGCTATGCAGCGCGCGGCCCGGGCAGCTCCCACTGCGGACACCTCAG GCAGTGTTCCTGTCGTCGAAGTCAGGCCTGTCGCGGGGCCGGAAAGTGATTCTGTCAGCGCTGGGCATGCTGGCGGCAGGGGGTGCAGGGCTGGCTGTGGCTCTGCATTCTGCCGTGAGTGCCAGTGATCTGGAGCTGCACGCCCCCAGCTATCCGTGGTCCCACCGTGGCCTCCTCTCGTCCCTGGACCACACCAG CATCCGGAGGGGTTTCCAGGTGTACAAGCAGGTGTGCTCCTCCTGCCACAGCATGGACTACGTGGCTTACCGCCACCTGGTGGGCGTGTGCTACACAGAGGATGAAGCCAAGGCCCTGGCTGAGGAG GTGGAGGTTCAGGATGGCCCCAATGAGGATGGGGAGATGTTCATGCGGCCAGGGAAGCTGTCTGACTACTTCCCTAAACCATACCCCAATCCCGAGGCTGCAAGAGCAGCGAATAATGGAGCACTGCCCCCTGACCTCAGCTACATCGTGCGAGCTAG GCACGGTGGTGAGGACTACATCTTCTCCCTGCTCACGGGTTACTGCGAGCCACCCACTGGAGTGTCTCTGCGAGAAGGCCTCCACTTCAACCCCTATTTTCCTGGCCAGGCCATTGCCATGGCCCCCCCCATCTACACCGAAGTCCTGGAGTTCGACGATG GCACCCCAGCTACCATGTCCCAGGTAGCCAAGGACGTGTGCACCTTCCTCCGCTGGGCATCTGAGCCAGAGCATGACCATCGCAAACGCATGGGACTCAAG ATGTTGATGATGATGGGCTTGCTTTTGCCCTTGGTCTACGCCATGAAGCGGCATAAGTGGTCAGTCCTGAAGAGCCGGAAGCTGGCATATCGGCCGCCCAAGTGA